One region of Macadamia integrifolia cultivar HAES 741 chromosome 11, SCU_Mint_v3, whole genome shotgun sequence genomic DNA includes:
- the LOC122093745 gene encoding deSI-like protein At4g17486 — MKSGSKKGWKSIMPLRLKGKAATRFCMFSKVKSASFGPGNTPVYLNVYDLTTMNGYVYWAGFGIFHSGVEVHGVEYAFGAHDYSTSGVFEVEPRQCPGFKFRKSIFIGTTCLDPIQVREFMEKHSADYNGDTYHLIVKNCNHFCKDICYKLTGNKIPKWVNRLARIGSLCNCILPEALKVSAVHHDPSYEGYDSEKRRLRSAFSCLSSISMRQKQLSACSLFIPSPFRGCLPSWELRRSNNNSLKER; from the exons ATGAAATCAGGATCCAAAAAGGGCTGGAAATCCATCATGCCTCTTCGTCTGAAAGGGAAAGCAGCCACTCGTTTTTGCATGTTCTCAAAAGTGAAGTCAGCAAGCTTTGGTCCAGGCAACACCCCTGTTTATCTCAATGTGTATGACTTGACAACCATGAATGGATATGTCTATTGGGCAGGCTTTGGGATCTTTCACTCTGGCGTGGAAG TTCATGGTGTAGAATATGCCTTTGGAGCCCACGACTACTCAACAAGTGGTGTCTTTGAGGTTGAGCCTCGGCAGTGTCCTGGCTTCAAGTTTAGGAAGTCAATATTCATTGGTACAACATGCTTGGATCCCATTCAGGTTAGGGAGTTCATGGAGAAGCACTCAGCAGACTACAATGGTGACACGTATCACTTGATTGTTAAGAACTGCAACCACTTTTGCAAAGACATCTGTTACAAGCTGACAGGGAACAAAATTCCCAAATGGGTAAATCGACTTGCAAGAATAG GATCACTCTGCAACTGCATACTCCCTGAGGCCCTTAAGGTATCTGCTGTACATCATGACCCCAGTTATGAAGGATATGACAGTGAGAAGAGGAGACTAAGAAGTGCCTTTAGTTGCTTGTCTTCAATCTCAATGCGGCAGAAGCAATTATCAGCATGTTCATTGTTTATACCATCGCCCTTCAGAGGGTGCCTTCCATCATGGGAATTGAGAAGGTCCAACAACAACTCATTGAAAGAAAGGTGA
- the LOC122093746 gene encoding homeobox-leucine zipper protein ATHB-40-like: protein MIRNPTHQGGDQMLLLPRPFYSEGFLYKPVAAPPEGEKKPRRRRKRSRGGEAADMAARKRKLSAEQVNLLEMNFGNEHKLESGKKDRLASELGLDPRQVAVWFQNRRARWKNKKLEEEYSKLKTAHETILMEKCSLEAEVLKLKVNMSEAEKEIRRLSERSDGVSSGSPASSSFSMDADPQFLGGFGVEGFDNLFYGPENYLYAWD from the exons ATGATAAGAAACCCAACTCATCAAGGAGGAGATCAAATGCTTCTCCTCCCTCGTCCATTCTACTCTGAAGGTTTCTTGTACAAGCCAGTGGCTGCTCCACCTGAAG GGGAGAAGAAACCACGTCGAAGGAGAAAGAGGAGcagaggaggagaagctgcaGATATGGCTGCAAGGAAGAGGAAGTTAAGTGCTGAGCAAGTTAATCTTTTAGAGATGAACTTTGGGAATGAACACAAGTTAGAGTCTGGAAAGAAGGATCGTTTGGCTTCAGAGCTTGGTCTAGACCCAAGACAGGTTGCTGTTTGGTTCCAAAACCGCAGGGCTAGATGGAAGAACAAGAAACTTGAAGAAGAGTACTCTAAACTCAAGACTGCTCATGAGACTATTCTCATGGAGAAATGTAGCCTTGAAGctgag GTGCTGAAGCTCAAAGTGAATATGTCAGAGGCAGAGAAAGAAATTAGGAGGCTTTCAGAGCGTTCTGATGGGGTATCTAGTGGCAGCCCTGCAAGTTCTTCTTTCTCCATGGATGCTGATCCACAGTTTCTTGGTGGATTTGGGGTAGAGGGATTTGATAATCTGTTTTATGGACCTGAAAACTACTTATATGCATGGGATTGA